The following are from one region of the Neorhodopirellula lusitana genome:
- a CDS encoding DUF5060 domain-containing protein: MKLHSFLLPLVLLSVFSLSAFAAVVDGEKNADGSLKKWHRIEVVFDGPRADEASATFRDFRLDVTFTSPSGKEYQVAGFFDADGAPAKSSATSGSKWKARFTAGEEGDWAYQASFVTGRNVAAKLTGGSGGTGPDGETGTFRVGSQDKTGKDFRVKGKLQYVGKRYLQFADGDFFIKLGANSPEVLLEYGEFDGTPGHAKDLYSPNLGDWNLSDPTWGDDKGKGIIGLVNYLSSLGVNSHYFLCMNAYGDGKEAWPWTGADNIDIYDVSKLGQWEVLFTHFDRMGLMIHFQISESENTNYLESKDGNGEFSDARKILYRELVARFGHHMAITWNIGEENQAAGSGIETPNTHSQRRAFATRIRALTPYQDHISIHNGPAGRFDDIFPQLIGFEDITGPSLQTFLTKPKRARKGSSVLSNHAEVKRWVAESEKSGHPWVVAVDEPWWGRRPDKLADTLRKEAVWGAVLAGGQMEFYAGGDDVKHIDYRKYEDCWKSVGIAAQFLNENLAGEVADMSPNDALVSGNENWAMANEGNTYLLYLKNGGEAIVDLSNAKEQQFSVHWFNPRTGEKMMKGNPGTVHGGTGRVSLGSPPSTSERDWVVLLRNTAAVAEYR, encoded by the coding sequence ATGAAGCTTCATTCGTTCTTGCTGCCTCTTGTTCTGCTTAGCGTTTTTTCTCTTTCGGCGTTTGCGGCGGTGGTAGATGGAGAGAAAAATGCCGATGGCAGCTTGAAGAAGTGGCATCGTATCGAGGTTGTGTTTGACGGTCCACGAGCCGATGAGGCATCCGCGACGTTCAGGGATTTTCGGCTGGATGTGACATTCACTTCACCCAGTGGCAAGGAATACCAAGTCGCTGGGTTTTTCGATGCCGATGGGGCCCCGGCTAAGTCATCCGCGACCAGTGGAAGCAAATGGAAGGCACGTTTTACTGCGGGCGAAGAAGGCGATTGGGCCTACCAAGCCAGCTTTGTTACGGGCCGCAATGTTGCCGCGAAGCTTACCGGCGGATCAGGCGGGACTGGCCCCGACGGTGAAACGGGAACCTTTCGAGTTGGTTCTCAGGATAAAACGGGAAAAGACTTCCGCGTCAAAGGGAAGCTTCAATATGTCGGCAAGCGTTACCTCCAATTTGCCGACGGTGACTTCTTCATCAAGCTGGGAGCCAATAGTCCTGAGGTGCTTCTAGAGTACGGTGAATTTGACGGAACACCCGGACACGCCAAAGACCTGTATTCACCAAATCTCGGCGACTGGAACCTGAGCGATCCGACGTGGGGAGACGACAAGGGGAAGGGAATCATTGGCTTGGTGAACTACCTCTCGTCTCTAGGCGTCAACTCGCACTACTTCCTTTGCATGAACGCGTATGGTGACGGCAAAGAGGCATGGCCGTGGACCGGGGCCGACAACATTGACATCTATGATGTCTCGAAGTTGGGGCAGTGGGAGGTGCTGTTTACCCATTTCGATAGGATGGGTCTGATGATCCATTTTCAAATTTCGGAATCGGAAAACACGAACTACCTCGAATCAAAAGACGGTAACGGGGAATTCTCCGATGCTCGGAAGATCCTTTACCGAGAACTCGTCGCCCGCTTCGGTCATCATATGGCCATCACCTGGAACATCGGCGAAGAGAACCAAGCCGCCGGTTCTGGGATCGAAACGCCCAACACCCATTCCCAAAGAAGAGCATTCGCGACTCGGATCCGAGCGTTGACTCCCTATCAGGATCACATCTCGATTCACAATGGTCCAGCTGGCCGATTTGACGACATCTTTCCGCAACTGATCGGATTCGAGGACATCACTGGCCCAAGTCTTCAAACGTTCTTAACTAAGCCTAAAAGAGCGAGGAAAGGTAGCAGCGTGCTGAGCAACCACGCTGAGGTTAAGAGGTGGGTTGCGGAAAGTGAGAAGAGTGGGCACCCATGGGTTGTCGCTGTCGACGAACCGTGGTGGGGACGCCGGCCCGATAAGCTGGCGGACACCTTGCGAAAAGAAGCCGTTTGGGGTGCGGTCCTTGCGGGCGGGCAGATGGAGTTTTACGCCGGCGGTGACGATGTGAAGCACATCGATTACAGAAAATACGAGGACTGCTGGAAGTCAGTCGGAATTGCGGCCCAATTTTTGAACGAGAATTTGGCAGGCGAGGTCGCTGACATGAGCCCCAATGATGCGTTGGTGTCCGGGAATGAAAACTGGGCGATGGCAAATGAGGGGAATACTTACTTGCTTTATCTGAAAAATGGCGGAGAAGCCATCGTGGATCTATCCAATGCCAAAGAACAACAGTTTTCAGTGCATTGGTTCAACCCACGCACCGGAGAAAAGATGATGAAAGGCAACCCCGGGACCGTACATGGTGGCACAGGCCGCGTGTCACTCGGAAGTCCTCCCAGCACATCTGAGCGAGACTGGGTGGTTCTCCTTCGAAACACCGCTGCCGTTGCTGAGTACCGGTAA
- a CDS encoding dodecin, whose translation MPHHTYKKIEIVGTSTVSMEDAVNNAVAQAANSVRGLSWFEVVETRGTIAEGTVSHWQVTVKIGFTID comes from the coding sequence ATGCCCCATCACACCTACAAGAAGATTGAGATCGTAGGCACATCCACGGTTTCAATGGAAGACGCTGTCAACAACGCCGTTGCGCAGGCAGCGAATTCCGTTCGCGGTCTTAGTTGGTTCGAGGTCGTTGAAACTCGTGGAACCATCGCAGAAGGGACAGTGTCACACTGGCAAGTGACGGTGAAAATTGGGTTCACCATTGACTGA
- a CDS encoding DUF1559 domain-containing protein, with the protein MKPLKSRIGFTLVELLVVIAIIGVLVGLLLPAVQAAREAARRMSCSNNFKQLGLGVHNYHSAFKQIPMQSGGTTNANNANTPSPESDVAGGHNRFRLSWLVGLTPYIEQQALWEQISNPLDPDGDSNAPFFQSMGPSPARSLTDHTANPYQPWLTNIPTLRCPSDPGVGLPAQGRTNYAASLGDSLHHSHYGHIRDDDGLLENSSNWERNAGAACRGFFRSRSVRRFADITDGLSNTFCAGEIATDLGDSDARTRPVQAVGQNLLNNAGFTQDCNGYLDPERPQFWVDATALATLTDAEDRRGYKWAYGRPLFTAVMICSPPNKVICMGADDPGEYGVLPPSSRHQGGCHMLMGDGAVKFITESIEAGSQETARCIVFNRAGAGHGDDSPFGLWGSLGTASVGEVIDGEF; encoded by the coding sequence ATGAAACCGTTGAAGTCAAGAATTGGGTTCACTCTTGTTGAGCTTCTGGTGGTCATCGCGATCATCGGCGTGCTCGTCGGCCTCCTGCTGCCCGCGGTGCAGGCTGCTCGCGAGGCGGCCCGACGCATGAGCTGCAGCAACAATTTTAAGCAGCTTGGCCTTGGTGTGCACAATTATCATTCTGCGTTCAAGCAGATTCCGATGCAGTCGGGCGGAACCACGAATGCTAACAATGCCAACACGCCCAGTCCAGAGTCAGACGTGGCTGGCGGCCACAATCGTTTTCGTTTGAGCTGGTTGGTGGGGCTGACGCCTTACATTGAACAACAGGCCTTGTGGGAGCAGATTTCGAACCCGCTTGATCCCGATGGAGACAGTAACGCCCCATTCTTTCAATCAATGGGGCCTTCGCCGGCTAGGTCGCTTACCGATCACACAGCCAATCCCTACCAGCCTTGGCTGACGAACATTCCGACCCTCAGGTGTCCGAGTGACCCAGGTGTTGGACTTCCTGCGCAAGGTCGAACGAACTACGCAGCATCGTTGGGCGATAGTCTTCACCACTCGCACTATGGTCACATCCGAGACGATGATGGGCTGTTGGAAAACTCTTCAAACTGGGAGCGTAACGCGGGGGCGGCTTGTCGTGGATTCTTCCGCTCGCGGAGCGTGCGAAGGTTTGCGGATATCACTGACGGGTTGTCCAACACCTTCTGTGCTGGTGAAATTGCGACTGATTTGGGTGATAGCGATGCGAGAACGCGTCCTGTCCAAGCAGTCGGCCAGAACTTACTTAATAACGCCGGTTTTACCCAAGACTGCAATGGCTATCTTGATCCCGAACGACCTCAGTTCTGGGTCGATGCGACAGCGCTCGCAACATTGACGGATGCGGAAGATCGCCGCGGATACAAATGGGCGTATGGTCGGCCTCTATTCACGGCGGTGATGATTTGTAGCCCGCCGAATAAGGTGATCTGCATGGGTGCCGATGATCCAGGGGAATACGGAGTTTTGCCTCCTAGTAGTCGCCACCAAGGCGGCTGTCACATGCTGATGGGTGACGGGGCGGTGAAGTTCATTACCGAGTCGATCGAAGCTGGAAGCCAGGAAACGGCTCGCTGCATTGTCTTTAATCGAGCCGGGGCCGGTCATGGAGACGACAGTCCGTTTGGACTATGGGGTTCTCTCGGCACTGCCAGTGTCGGTGAAGTAATTGATGGGGAGTTCTGA
- a CDS encoding DUF1559 domain-containing protein, whose amino-acid sequence MFDTERRRGFTLVELLVVIAIIGVLVGLLLPAVQAAREAARRMSCSNNFKQIGLAIHNYHAAYQKLPKQGSGTGNGGGGLNAWSDSNNFNNYRLSVLVGILPFVEQQATWEQISNPSAERTDGNTGAGIGTPAAPWPAMGPTPANAQYIPWVTEFPAFRCPSDQGTGRPALARTNYAACLGDASYNVMYGTWDQKRLDPSFRAEDSRSTHRGFFKPFSLRASAFRAVLDGLSNTIAMGEIASYIQDKDKRTVLPGGNLTGGNLDTTNVNIRQNPNICEEHANGPNPEKPMKWQNDSRQDRGRGYRWACAKPIHSACMTILPPNKGFCSRGNGDDLDSIATVSSRHPGGVHVLMGDGAVRFITDSIEAGNSSSPQVWSGGTNAQAPGSKSPYGLWGALGTRANKEVIDEEF is encoded by the coding sequence ATGTTTGATACCGAAAGACGACGTGGTTTCACGTTAGTGGAATTGTTAGTGGTGATCGCCATCATTGGCGTGTTGGTTGGATTGCTGTTGCCAGCGGTTCAGGCGGCTCGGGAAGCTGCTCGGCGGATGAGTTGCAGTAATAATTTCAAACAAATTGGCTTGGCGATTCACAACTACCATGCTGCGTATCAAAAGCTACCCAAGCAAGGTAGTGGTACCGGAAACGGCGGTGGTGGTTTGAATGCCTGGAGCGATTCGAACAATTTCAACAATTACCGTTTGAGTGTGCTTGTTGGTATTCTTCCTTTTGTGGAACAGCAGGCCACGTGGGAGCAAATCAGTAACCCAAGTGCGGAGCGAACCGACGGTAACACCGGTGCTGGTATTGGTACGCCGGCTGCGCCTTGGCCAGCGATGGGGCCAACACCCGCAAATGCGCAATACATTCCGTGGGTAACGGAATTCCCGGCCTTCCGCTGCCCAAGCGATCAGGGTACGGGACGGCCAGCTTTAGCGCGGACGAACTACGCCGCTTGCTTGGGTGATGCAAGTTACAACGTCATGTACGGCACGTGGGATCAGAAAAGACTAGATCCCTCGTTCCGAGCCGAAGATTCTCGATCGACTCACCGTGGGTTCTTCAAGCCGTTTTCGCTCCGGGCGTCTGCGTTTCGAGCTGTTTTAGACGGACTTTCCAATACGATTGCGATGGGTGAAATCGCGTCCTACATCCAGGACAAGGACAAACGCACGGTCTTGCCGGGCGGCAATCTGACAGGTGGGAACCTTGATACGACCAACGTCAACATTCGGCAGAATCCCAATATTTGCGAAGAGCATGCAAATGGACCCAATCCAGAGAAGCCGATGAAGTGGCAGAATGATTCACGACAAGATAGAGGACGCGGTTATCGCTGGGCTTGCGCGAAGCCAATTCACTCTGCCTGCATGACGATCTTGCCTCCCAACAAAGGCTTTTGCTCTCGCGGGAATGGGGACGACTTGGATTCGATCGCAACCGTATCGAGTCGTCACCCCGGCGGTGTCCACGTGTTAATGGGGGATGGTGCCGTGCGGTTTATTACCGATTCCATCGAGGCGGGTAACTCAAGTAGCCCGCAAGTTTGGTCGGGCGGAACGAACGCACAAGCACCAGGAAGCAAAAGTCCCTACGGCCTATGGGGTGCTCTTGGCACCCGTGCCAACAAGGAAGTGATTGACGAGGAGTTCTAG
- a CDS encoding DUF1552 domain-containing protein, whose product MNLNALDRRRFLRGASGFALALPAFESFSARAGASGNSAPPRRLACFYLPNGVPMPLQEDPAFQDWSWFPHGSGRDFKFSKCLDPLEPLRDDLTVLSGLSHPASRNNHGHHNADQFLTGAPIGGGGKYRNSISLDQVYAAQVAEQTRFSSLVMSTDGGTGPERKAHTISFNGQGRPIPAENKPKRIFDMLFAKKDADAARRLALSQSVLDHLMEDASSLQKRLSKKDRATFEEFLASVRDTEINVAKSARWLDLPLPTVDVDHLNLEITAENPREYVQTMYELIYLAFKTDSTRVATYQFGKEVSKGISDYLARAVGLPLTHRLSHETKKPGGWKNFGTFCRFISEEFGRFAGRLKATPEPAGEGSMLDHTLLMLGSASSAFHLSRNYPLILAGGKSMGFQHGQYLDYAGDGAFRGVWKNGEPEPYKIRATHEDIPLSNLYVTMLQRLGVETDQFADNTGTISDV is encoded by the coding sequence ATGAACCTGAATGCTCTTGATCGTCGGCGATTTCTACGAGGCGCCAGCGGGTTTGCCCTGGCCCTTCCCGCTTTTGAATCGTTTTCCGCTCGAGCGGGAGCTAGTGGCAATTCCGCCCCGCCCCGGCGACTGGCTTGCTTTTACCTGCCCAATGGTGTGCCGATGCCGCTCCAGGAGGATCCGGCCTTCCAAGATTGGTCGTGGTTTCCTCACGGTTCGGGCAGAGATTTCAAATTCAGCAAATGTCTCGATCCGTTGGAGCCGTTGCGAGATGATTTGACGGTGCTTTCAGGGTTGTCGCACCCGGCGTCACGCAATAATCATGGTCATCACAATGCGGATCAGTTCCTGACAGGGGCACCGATCGGTGGCGGTGGGAAGTATCGGAATTCGATTTCGTTAGATCAGGTTTATGCAGCACAGGTTGCTGAGCAAACACGATTCTCTTCGCTAGTCATGTCGACCGACGGAGGTACTGGGCCTGAGCGGAAGGCCCACACGATTTCATTCAATGGTCAAGGTCGACCGATCCCGGCCGAGAACAAGCCGAAGCGGATCTTCGACATGCTCTTCGCCAAGAAGGACGCGGATGCCGCTCGACGTTTGGCACTCAGTCAAAGTGTTCTGGATCACTTGATGGAAGACGCGAGTTCCTTGCAAAAGCGGCTTTCGAAAAAAGATCGGGCAACATTCGAGGAGTTTCTTGCTTCCGTGCGTGACACCGAAATCAATGTCGCGAAGTCGGCCCGCTGGCTGGATCTTCCGCTTCCGACGGTCGATGTCGATCATCTGAATCTAGAAATCACGGCGGAGAATCCGCGAGAGTATGTGCAAACCATGTACGAGCTGATCTATCTGGCCTTCAAAACTGACTCGACTCGAGTGGCGACGTATCAGTTCGGTAAGGAAGTCAGCAAAGGGATCAGCGACTATCTTGCTCGCGCAGTCGGGTTGCCGCTGACGCACCGTCTGTCGCACGAAACGAAGAAGCCAGGCGGCTGGAAGAATTTCGGAACGTTCTGTCGATTCATCAGCGAAGAGTTTGGGCGTTTCGCTGGCAGGCTGAAAGCTACTCCAGAGCCTGCTGGGGAAGGAAGCATGCTCGATCATACGCTGCTGATGCTGGGGTCTGCATCCAGTGCCTTTCATCTTTCGCGAAACTACCCCTTGATTCTGGCGGGTGGGAAATCCATGGGGTTCCAACATGGGCAGTACCTAGACTACGCGGGAGACGGTGCGTTTCGAGGCGTTTGGAAGAATGGAGAACCCGAGCCTTACAAGATTCGAGCCACCCATGAGGATATTCCCTTGTCGAATCTTTACGTCACCATGCTTCAAAGGCTTGGCGTGGAAACGGACCAGTTTGCTGACAATACTGGAACAATTTCCGACGTGTAG
- a CDS encoding DUF1592 domain-containing protein codes for MNIRLEEPKKTVLYMVLVVTLLLGAVVGSSTSSLVKAEGVASTDKLPLEQVKAEGMRASRLRNAKPAKNGFETPRPSLAVFRTDIEPVLRRACYECHGPENAEADIRVDTLNPNLLHGNDVSWWLEVSSAISNGEMPPEGAPDLADEDRKMIIEWLSSEVQKASQVRRLEQGRSSFRRMTRYEYRYVLQDLLGLKLDLTGNLPPDPISVDGFMNSSDMLQMTGKQYAEYLEVNRRALNHVTVGSKRPDVLYWGVSAERASASLFAELERSKDAAESDKQSARANPKAKQRRGRGASDAPRSEPAYYKDTETGKTVPAKWSYAGAVHAWAPTTSRPEVPEPGNFIAVLPTKQRLVVELGNRLPDKGIMRVRVRASQVSADQGPAPKLALEFGWQGDQDQRAAFRVSKQVMVVDASAEEPMFYQWDIPLSEISPRNPVRKSVALGTIGETSPSEYIRLFNASSDQSADIQFDYVEVSAPVYDLWPPETHSAIFIDSEDCVNEESYAKEIVSRFMRRAWRGEVTESEIERQLELFARVRPICDDFEQAIVETLAAVLSSPRFLYLVPSEHSQTQTSRTLDDYELATRLSIFLWCSTPDDELLDLAAEGKLSRPDTLVRQTQRMLADPRHERFTKHFVQQWLNMAPLEFVRISRRDYPQYDDALKQAMQREPVELFEQMLQDDSSVLEFVHSDYAVVNERLAEHYGIEGVHGDEFRKVSLNPESTRGGLLTQAGLLAMNSDGKNSHPLKRGMWLLESILNDPPPPPPPAVPEIDLADPAIMKMTPKQQMEDHRNHAACMSCHVKIDPWGIAFENFDALGMWRTESFGKTIDASSLLYNEHELEGVDGVKRFLLANRQDQFALAIVHKMATFALGRPLTFGDRADVERIASQLRQSGDGLQTLVRLIVQSDLFRESGVHE; via the coding sequence ATGAACATCCGCCTCGAAGAACCTAAAAAGACCGTATTGTACATGGTCCTTGTTGTCACCTTGCTGCTGGGTGCCGTGGTAGGCTCGTCAACATCGAGCCTCGTGAAGGCAGAGGGGGTGGCGTCAACCGATAAGCTTCCGCTGGAACAAGTGAAGGCGGAAGGCATGCGAGCGTCGCGTCTCCGCAATGCGAAGCCCGCCAAAAATGGTTTCGAAACGCCGCGACCGAGTCTGGCCGTTTTTCGCACTGACATTGAGCCGGTACTGCGTCGAGCTTGTTATGAATGTCATGGACCGGAGAACGCCGAAGCGGACATTCGAGTCGACACGTTGAATCCGAATCTTCTGCACGGCAATGACGTCAGTTGGTGGTTGGAAGTTTCGTCTGCCATAAGCAACGGTGAGATGCCACCCGAGGGCGCTCCTGATTTGGCTGATGAAGATCGCAAGATGATCATTGAGTGGCTGTCTTCTGAAGTACAAAAGGCTTCTCAGGTTCGGCGGTTGGAGCAAGGGCGTTCGTCTTTTCGCCGGATGACGCGGTACGAATACAGGTATGTCTTGCAGGACCTGTTGGGCCTCAAGCTTGATCTGACTGGCAATCTGCCGCCAGATCCGATCTCTGTCGATGGGTTCATGAACAGCTCCGACATGCTGCAAATGACGGGTAAGCAGTACGCTGAGTATCTCGAGGTGAACCGGCGGGCCCTGAATCACGTTACCGTTGGCAGCAAGCGTCCCGACGTGTTGTACTGGGGCGTCTCGGCCGAACGGGCGTCTGCAAGCCTGTTTGCAGAGCTTGAAAGATCAAAGGACGCCGCTGAAAGCGACAAGCAGTCAGCTCGTGCTAACCCGAAAGCAAAGCAGAGACGCGGTCGGGGTGCGAGCGACGCACCACGCAGCGAGCCTGCCTATTACAAGGATACCGAAACCGGAAAGACGGTCCCCGCGAAATGGTCTTATGCGGGGGCCGTGCATGCGTGGGCGCCCACGACATCGCGACCCGAAGTACCCGAACCTGGCAACTTCATCGCGGTGTTGCCAACGAAGCAACGTCTTGTCGTCGAACTGGGAAATCGGTTGCCCGACAAAGGCATCATGCGAGTTCGTGTTCGTGCTTCTCAAGTGTCGGCTGACCAGGGACCCGCTCCGAAGTTAGCCCTGGAGTTCGGCTGGCAAGGGGATCAAGACCAACGGGCCGCATTCAGGGTGAGTAAGCAGGTCATGGTTGTTGACGCTTCTGCTGAAGAACCAATGTTCTATCAGTGGGATATTCCATTGAGTGAAATCAGCCCTCGCAATCCCGTGCGTAAGTCTGTGGCGCTGGGGACGATTGGCGAGACCAGTCCATCGGAATACATCCGTCTGTTCAATGCGTCGTCTGACCAATCCGCGGACATTCAATTTGACTATGTCGAGGTGTCGGCTCCCGTCTATGACCTTTGGCCTCCGGAAACGCACTCCGCAATCTTCATCGATAGTGAAGACTGCGTCAACGAAGAGTCTTACGCGAAAGAGATTGTGTCGCGATTCATGCGTCGAGCATGGCGTGGTGAAGTCACTGAATCGGAAATTGAGCGCCAGCTAGAGTTGTTTGCCCGTGTTCGCCCGATCTGTGACGATTTCGAGCAAGCGATTGTTGAAACGCTGGCCGCGGTGCTGTCTTCTCCACGGTTCTTGTATCTCGTTCCGTCTGAACACTCGCAAACGCAGACGTCTCGCACGCTGGATGACTACGAGCTGGCGACTCGTCTATCCATCTTCCTTTGGTGCAGTACCCCCGACGACGAGTTGCTTGACCTGGCTGCTGAAGGGAAATTGAGCCGTCCGGACACTCTCGTCCGCCAAACGCAACGCATGCTCGCCGATCCACGACACGAGCGTTTCACGAAACACTTTGTGCAGCAGTGGCTAAACATGGCGCCACTGGAGTTCGTCAGGATCAGCCGAAGAGACTATCCACAATACGACGACGCACTAAAGCAAGCGATGCAACGTGAACCGGTCGAATTGTTTGAACAAATGCTGCAAGACGATAGCAGCGTATTGGAGTTCGTTCATTCCGATTACGCGGTTGTCAACGAGCGGCTTGCTGAACACTACGGAATAGAAGGTGTTCATGGGGACGAGTTCCGGAAAGTGTCGTTGAATCCGGAAAGCACTCGCGGTGGTTTGCTGACCCAGGCTGGGCTGTTGGCGATGAATTCAGATGGCAAGAATTCACACCCGCTCAAACGCGGCATGTGGTTGCTTGAGAGTATTTTGAATGACCCACCGCCTCCGCCCCCACCCGCGGTTCCTGAGATTGACTTAGCCGATCCGGCAATCATGAAGATGACGCCCAAGCAGCAGATGGAAGATCATCGCAACCACGCCGCTTGCATGTCGTGCCACGTGAAGATTGATCCGTGGGGCATCGCCTTTGAAAACTTTGACGCGTTGGGAATGTGGCGTACAGAGAGTTTTGGAAAAACAATCGACGCTTCAAGTTTGTTGTACAACGAGCACGAGCTTGAAGGCGTTGACGGAGTGAAACGTTTCCTGCTCGCGAACCGTCAAGATCAATTCGCACTGGCCATCGTTCACAAGATGGCCACCTTCGCGCTGGGGCGTCCGTTGACCTTTGGCGATCGAGCAGATGTCGAAAGAATCGCGTCGCAACTCCGCCAGAGTGGCGACGGTTTGCAGACATTGGTTCGTTTGATCGTGCAGAGCGACTTGTTTCGCGAATCCGGTGTACATGAATGA
- a CDS encoding sodium ion-translocating decarboxylase subunit beta: MNAIEFLTTKASQIFQTTAFPSLEVGNAIMIVVGLIFVYLAIAKDYEPLLLVPIGFGIIVGNIPAVEGMPLSVYDEGSVLRYLYFGVERGVYPPLIFLGIGAMTDFSTMLSNPKLILLGAAAQIGVFGTFLGALVLGFDPHEAGAIGIIGGADGPTAIFLSSRLAPQLLGAIAIAAYSYMALVPVIQPPIMKLLTTKEERLIRMPPSRTVSTRERILFPIIAFLVCTMLAPGAIVLIGMLFFGNLLKECTVTDRLAATARSGMIDIVTILLGFCVGASTSAPYFLKQESILIFVLGALAFSVATASGVLFAKFMNLFLRTKINPLLGAAGVSAVPDSARVVHMVGREADPQNFLLMHAMAPNVAGVIGSAIAAGVLWSQLAN, encoded by the coding sequence ATGAACGCCATTGAGTTCCTGACCACCAAGGCAAGTCAGATATTTCAGACGACGGCTTTCCCCAGCTTAGAAGTAGGGAACGCGATTATGATCGTCGTCGGCCTGATCTTCGTCTACCTGGCGATTGCGAAAGACTATGAACCGTTGCTGTTGGTTCCCATTGGTTTCGGAATCATTGTTGGAAACATTCCAGCGGTCGAGGGCATGCCGCTTAGCGTTTACGATGAAGGCAGCGTGCTACGGTACTTGTATTTCGGGGTCGAAAGAGGGGTCTATCCACCGCTGATCTTCTTGGGGATCGGTGCCATGACTGACTTTTCCACGATGTTGTCGAACCCCAAATTAATCCTGCTGGGTGCGGCGGCGCAAATTGGCGTTTTCGGAACCTTCCTTGGCGCATTGGTGCTGGGGTTTGATCCACACGAAGCCGGTGCAATTGGAATCATTGGTGGTGCAGACGGCCCAACGGCAATCTTCTTGTCATCTCGACTGGCTCCGCAACTGCTCGGTGCGATCGCCATCGCAGCCTATTCCTACATGGCTTTGGTCCCCGTGATTCAGCCACCAATCATGAAGCTGTTGACGACCAAAGAAGAACGCCTGATCCGAATGCCGCCGTCACGCACGGTCTCTACTCGCGAGCGAATTCTGTTCCCGATTATCGCGTTCCTTGTTTGCACGATGCTTGCACCAGGTGCGATTGTGCTGATTGGAATGCTGTTCTTTGGGAATTTGCTAAAGGAATGCACGGTAACCGATCGTTTGGCCGCGACCGCTCGCTCTGGAATGATTGACATCGTGACAATCCTGCTAGGTTTCTGCGTCGGCGCTAGCACCAGTGCACCGTACTTCCTGAAACAGGAATCGATCCTGATCTTCGTGCTCGGTGCCTTGGCTTTCTCCGTTGCAACCGCTAGTGGCGTGCTGTTTGCCAAGTTCATGAATCTGTTTTTGCGAACGAAGATCAACCCGCTGCTAGGTGCGGCTGGTGTATCTGCTGTTCCCGATTCCGCTAGAGTGGTTCACATGGTCGGTCGCGAAGCAGATCCACAAAACTTTTTGCTGATGCACGCCATGGCTCCCAACGTTGCGGGCGTGATTGGTTCGGCAATCGCCGCGGGTGTGTTGTGGTCGCAACTAGCAAATTAG